Proteins encoded by one window of Flagellimonas lutaonensis:
- a CDS encoding S41 family peptidase, producing the protein MKKYLSLLFFVSILFVACNKDDDEIEVPVDIVVQNFMWKAMNLWYFWQAEVLDLADDRFSTQDEYESYLAATADPEDFYEQIQFSEDRFSFLNSDYKELVNNLSGISKSNGMEFGLVRFADSEDIFGYVRYIIPGSDAATKDIQRGDLFTGVDGQTLNLDNYVELLFGDNDTYTLNMATANGNTIEPNGEEVTLTKMEGLVENPIHVATTLDINGQKIGYLMYNGFTRDFDNELNQVFGQFLADGVTDLVLDLRYNPGGSVNSSRLLASMIYGTNTNDLYIRQRWNDKIQSQLSSEQLEDYFASQVNGNPLNTLNLNRVFVLATGSSASASELVMNGLDPYLDVIHIGETTRGKNEFSITMVDDPGNDYIYSSSRENRINPENSWAIQPLVGRNENANGFSDYTDGLAPDIVFEEDLTNLGVLGDENEPMLARALQEITGASSKQRFDVVLPAKAITNSKMFTPLKDNMYIDKPMGFQ; encoded by the coding sequence ATGAAAAAATATCTTTCCCTGTTATTTTTTGTTTCTATACTTTTTGTTGCCTGTAACAAAGATGATGACGAAATTGAGGTGCCGGTCGATATCGTTGTTCAGAATTTCATGTGGAAAGCCATGAACCTCTGGTATTTTTGGCAGGCTGAGGTGCTTGATCTGGCCGATGACCGCTTTTCTACCCAAGACGAATACGAGTCATATTTGGCAGCCACCGCCGACCCAGAGGATTTTTACGAGCAAATACAGTTTAGTGAAGATCGTTTCAGTTTTTTGAACAGTGACTACAAAGAATTGGTCAATAACCTTTCGGGCATTTCAAAGAGCAATGGAATGGAGTTTGGGTTGGTGCGGTTCGCAGACAGTGAGGATATTTTTGGCTATGTACGCTACATCATTCCTGGTTCAGACGCAGCTACTAAAGACATTCAACGTGGCGATTTGTTTACTGGTGTGGATGGCCAAACCCTAAACCTTGACAATTATGTCGAATTGCTGTTTGGAGACAACGATACCTATACCCTGAACATGGCCACCGCCAACGGCAACACTATTGAACCCAATGGTGAAGAGGTAACCCTCACTAAAATGGAAGGATTGGTCGAAAACCCAATCCATGTTGCCACTACTTTGGATATCAACGGACAAAAAATCGGCTACTTGATGTACAACGGGTTTACCCGTGATTTCGATAATGAGCTGAACCAAGTATTTGGACAGTTTCTGGCCGATGGGGTTACCGATTTGGTTTTAGACCTGCGTTATAACCCAGGGGGATCGGTGAATTCTTCACGCCTTTTGGCCAGCATGATCTACGGCACCAATACCAACGACCTATATATCAGGCAACGTTGGAACGATAAAATTCAATCTCAATTGAGTTCGGAACAACTCGAAGATTACTTTGCCAGCCAAGTTAATGGAAACCCTTTGAACACCTTAAACTTAAATCGTGTGTTCGTTTTGGCCACAGGTAGTTCGGCCTCTGCCAGCGAATTGGTCATGAACGGTTTGGACCCCTATTTGGATGTCATCCACATTGGGGAAACCACAAGGGGCAAAAATGAGTTCTCTATTACCATGGTCGATGACCCCGGTAACGACTACATATACAGTTCATCACGTGAAAACCGTATCAACCCAGAAAATAGCTGGGCCATTCAACCACTGGTAGGTAGAAACGAGAATGCCAACGGTTTTTCTGACTACACCGATGGGTTGGCTCCAGATATCGTTTTCGAAGAAGATCTTACCAATTTGGGAGTCTTGGGCGATGAGAATGAACCTATGCTAGCGAGGGCTTTGCAAGAAATTACCGGGGCTTCTAGCAAGCAACGTTTTGATGTGGTGCTACCGGCCAAGGCCATCACCAACTCCAAAATGTTTACCCCGCTAAAGGACAATATGTACATTGACAAGCCCATGGGCTTTCAATAA
- a CDS encoding TonB-dependent receptor plug domain-containing protein: protein MNKKCFGPLAAFVACTGLCAQQVQPNPPQVQQLDEVIVSDSRFELKRENSGKTVIKITQEELQRNQGKTVAEIINSKSGMEITGSRGRQGEVLGVFARGGRGRQVLIIIDGVRVTDPSSFSQEYDLRLLSAANIESIEITKGAASTLYGPNAATAVINITTKKASGQKITGNFQSSLGTNQNQRNQAYDALGDFSNSVNINGTLGDVTYLVGFANSHASNMSSLIGTEEEDVTSRTTLDVKVGYRPIKKLDFIIFANNTNLKTDYDESFGLVDAPYRFISEQKRTGVTSSFEYGQGSLHLNGAFASYDSENISAFPSTFVGQNWTVDLYNRYTFGMKLHTIVGLNYIKDEAQLEENRSFRIIDPYANVVYISDSGFNLNTGVRLNIHSEYGSKFVYNVNPSYRIRTSKKAYLKVMASYATSYITPSLTQLFGAFGANADLEAEDNRTVETGVEYALGSTLRANLLYFNRNEKNAVIFDNVAFQYFNAGTEIEAQGAEAELHWRLLRDLSLDINYTFAERKGDNAIRIPKHKINALLGYRWNERTFTSLNYRYTGQRIDTDFATFSDVELEPFSLLDAYFSHDVMANKLKVFLNISNIFNEDYVEVIGFSTRGRNIKVGMNLTL from the coding sequence ATGAACAAAAAATGCTTTGGGCCTCTGGCAGCCTTTGTGGCATGTACAGGCCTTTGTGCACAGCAAGTGCAACCAAACCCTCCCCAAGTACAGCAGTTGGATGAGGTGATTGTCAGTGATTCACGCTTTGAACTAAAGCGTGAAAATTCGGGTAAAACGGTTATCAAGATTACCCAAGAAGAATTGCAGCGCAACCAAGGTAAAACGGTAGCTGAGATCATTAACTCAAAAAGTGGAATGGAGATTACCGGTAGCCGCGGTCGCCAAGGAGAGGTCTTGGGAGTCTTTGCCCGTGGTGGAAGGGGCCGTCAGGTGCTTATCATTATCGATGGGGTGCGGGTTACCGATCCATCATCCTTTTCACAAGAGTATGATTTACGACTTTTGTCGGCTGCCAACATCGAATCCATCGAAATAACCAAAGGGGCCGCCAGTACGCTGTACGGGCCCAATGCAGCGACTGCAGTCATCAACATCACCACAAAAAAGGCAAGCGGCCAAAAAATAACTGGTAATTTTCAGTCTAGCCTGGGCACTAACCAAAATCAAAGAAACCAAGCGTATGATGCCTTGGGCGATTTTTCAAATAGTGTGAACATCAACGGCACCTTGGGCGATGTGACGTATCTGGTGGGTTTTGCCAATAGCCATGCCAGCAATATGTCATCGTTGATCGGTACCGAGGAGGAAGATGTGACATCACGAACCACGCTAGATGTAAAAGTAGGCTATCGCCCGATAAAAAAGCTGGACTTTATAATATTTGCCAACAACACCAACCTAAAGACCGATTATGATGAATCGTTCGGGTTGGTCGATGCCCCTTATCGTTTCATCAGTGAACAAAAGCGCACAGGGGTCACGTCCAGTTTTGAGTACGGCCAAGGTTCGCTCCATTTGAACGGGGCCTTTGCCAGCTACGATTCTGAGAACATCAGCGCATTTCCGAGTACCTTCGTGGGGCAGAATTGGACGGTGGACCTCTACAATCGCTACACCTTTGGCATGAAGCTCCATACCATCGTCGGCCTTAATTACATAAAAGATGAGGCCCAATTGGAAGAAAATCGAAGCTTTAGGATCATAGATCCCTATGCCAACGTGGTGTATATCTCAGATTCGGGATTCAATCTGAATACAGGTGTTCGTTTGAACATCCATTCTGAATATGGCAGCAAGTTTGTGTACAACGTGAACCCGTCGTACCGAATAAGAACCTCGAAAAAGGCATATCTTAAGGTCATGGCCTCGTATGCCACTTCGTATATTACCCCCTCGTTGACCCAACTTTTCGGTGCTTTTGGTGCCAATGCCGATTTGGAAGCTGAGGACAACCGAACCGTTGAAACCGGGGTAGAGTATGCCCTTGGCAGTACGTTGAGGGCCAACCTGCTCTATTTTAACAGGAATGAAAAGAACGCGGTCATCTTTGACAATGTTGCTTTTCAATATTTTAACGCAGGCACTGAAATTGAAGCTCAAGGGGCAGAGGCAGAACTGCATTGGCGTTTGTTGCGCGACCTTTCCCTAGACATAAATTATACCTTTGCTGAAAGAAAGGGCGACAATGCAATTCGTATACCCAAGCACAAAATAAATGCACTTTTGGGATATCGATGGAACGAACGAACCTTTACCTCTTTGAACTATCGGTACACGGGGCAGCGCATTGATACCGATTTTGCCACTTTTTCAGATGTGGAACTAGAACCCTTTTCGTTACTGGATGCCTATTTTTCCCATGATGTAATGGCCAATAAGCTGAAGGTATTTCTAAACATCTCGAATATATTCAATGAAGACTATGTTGAGGTCATCGGCTTTTCAACAAGGGGAAGAAATATTAAGGTTGGTATGAATTTGACCCTATAA
- a CDS encoding ABC transporter substrate-binding protein, translated as MKKVRSNPFAILLFCCLAIGCRRQQKPSDALKSPAETGEMVTVRYAQGFSLEQNTDYTLLKVMAPWPGADKEFKYALVPRAKLPSLTLPKGVYDAIVPVPVQTVVVTSTTHIPALESLGVLDKLIGFPDTQYVSSPAARKLISEEKIQELGSNESINTEMALALRPEVLVGFAINNQNTAYHTIENAGILVLYNGDWTEQSPLGKAEWIKFFGALFDKQTTADRIFNEIEASYQKVKSMAAKAHESPTVLSGALYKDVWYMPGGQSWAARFIADANATYLWKDSKGTGSLALSLETVLEKGQQADYWISPSQFTTYEQLQSANDHYKRFKAFKERNVYTFAATKGETGGLLYYELAPQRPDLVLKDLVHIFHPMLLPDHELFFFKPMQ; from the coding sequence ATGAAAAAAGTCCGATCAAATCCTTTTGCCATCCTATTGTTCTGTTGTCTTGCCATCGGGTGCCGCAGGCAACAAAAACCATCTGATGCCCTAAAGAGCCCAGCGGAAACAGGGGAAATGGTCACTGTAAGATATGCCCAGGGATTTTCGTTGGAACAAAACACCGATTACACCCTTTTAAAGGTCATGGCCCCGTGGCCCGGAGCGGACAAAGAGTTCAAATATGCGCTGGTTCCAAGGGCGAAATTACCTTCCCTTACCCTGCCCAAAGGGGTCTATGATGCCATTGTACCGGTGCCGGTGCAGACAGTGGTCGTAACCTCGACCACCCATATTCCAGCTTTGGAGTCTTTGGGCGTATTGGACAAGCTGATAGGTTTTCCCGACACCCAATATGTCTCTTCCCCAGCAGCACGGAAATTGATTTCCGAAGAAAAAATCCAAGAACTGGGAAGCAATGAGAGCATCAACACAGAAATGGCCCTGGCGCTCAGACCCGAAGTGCTGGTGGGGTTTGCCATCAACAATCAAAATACGGCCTACCATACCATCGAGAATGCCGGCATACTAGTATTGTACAATGGTGACTGGACCGAGCAATCGCCTTTGGGCAAAGCTGAATGGATAAAGTTTTTTGGCGCCCTGTTCGACAAACAAACCACAGCAGACCGTATTTTCAACGAGATTGAGGCATCGTACCAAAAAGTCAAGTCAATGGCCGCCAAGGCCCATGAGTCGCCCACTGTTTTGAGCGGGGCCCTTTATAAAGACGTGTGGTATATGCCCGGAGGGCAAAGTTGGGCCGCAAGGTTCATCGCCGATGCCAATGCCACGTATCTTTGGAAAGACAGTAAGGGCACGGGAAGCCTTGCCCTGAGCCTCGAAACGGTGCTGGAAAAGGGGCAACAGGCCGATTATTGGATATCGCCTTCCCAATTCACCACATATGAACAGCTGCAATCTGCCAACGACCATTACAAGCGCTTCAAGGCCTTTAAGGAGCGAAACGTTTATACGTTTGCAGCGACCAAGGGCGAAACCGGCGGACTGTTATACTACGAGCTGGCCCCCCAACGACCTGATTTGGTGTTGAAAGATTTGGTACATATCTTTCATCCCATGTTATTGCCCGACCACGAACTGTTCTTTTTCAAACCCATGCAATAA
- a CDS encoding FecCD family ABC transporter permease: MSDQKTYKAPFLFLFLAFLVAGLLNIGLGSVSIPLGAMLKSLVGLHIENESWHYIIHSYRLPKAVTAIMVGGGLAVSGLLMQTLFRNPVAGPFVLGISSGASLGAALLLMGASLLSGYVSFSMANDVSLAVAASVGSFLVLLVIMLVANRVRDTMALLIIGLMFGSISAAIVSVLAYFSPAENLQRFIFWSYGSVGNLSWSQVGILSLVVFFGLVLSIFSIKGLNAFLLGENYAKSLGISLKKARYVIIIATGLLAGSVTAFAGPIAFVGLAVPHLTRQIFSTMEHRILLPAVFLYGAILMLLCDTLAQLPSSANVLPINAITSIVGAPVVIWLLTKKRKMIF, encoded by the coding sequence ATGTCGGATCAAAAGACCTATAAGGCTCCCTTTCTTTTTCTCTTCTTGGCCTTTTTGGTGGCAGGCCTGCTCAATATAGGATTGGGGTCGGTTTCAATTCCCCTTGGGGCCATGCTAAAAAGCCTCGTAGGACTCCATATCGAAAATGAATCATGGCATTATATTATACACTCCTATCGCTTGCCGAAGGCCGTGACAGCCATTATGGTGGGGGGCGGACTAGCAGTAAGCGGACTGCTCATGCAGACCCTTTTCCGCAATCCCGTGGCCGGCCCTTTTGTGCTGGGCATCAGTTCAGGAGCAAGTTTGGGTGCCGCATTATTGTTGATGGGGGCATCGCTGCTCAGCGGCTATGTTTCCTTTTCAATGGCGAACGATGTTTCATTGGCCGTTGCGGCCAGCGTGGGCAGTTTTTTGGTGCTTCTGGTCATTATGTTGGTGGCCAATAGGGTTCGTGATACCATGGCGCTGCTCATCATCGGGCTTATGTTCGGAAGCATCAGTGCCGCCATCGTAAGCGTTCTGGCTTACTTCTCGCCTGCTGAAAATCTTCAGCGCTTCATTTTTTGGTCTTACGGCAGTGTTGGCAATCTTTCTTGGTCGCAAGTGGGGATACTTTCGTTGGTTGTTTTTTTCGGATTGGTACTGAGCATTTTTTCCATCAAGGGATTGAACGCCTTTCTTCTAGGGGAAAACTATGCCAAAAGCTTGGGGATATCGTTGAAAAAAGCGCGTTACGTCATTATAATCGCCACGGGATTACTGGCCGGAAGCGTTACGGCCTTTGCGGGCCCCATCGCCTTTGTGGGGCTGGCCGTGCCCCATTTGACGCGACAGATCTTCAGCACCATGGAACATAGAATATTACTGCCCGCCGTGTTTCTTTATGGTGCCATATTGATGCTGCTCTGTGACACGCTGGCGCAATTGCCCAGTTCGGCCAATGTGTTGCCCATCAATGCCATAACCTCCATAGTTGGGGCCCCGGTGGTGATTTGGCTGTTGACCAAAAAACGAAAAATGATATTCTGA
- a CDS encoding ABC transporter ATP-binding protein has product MAEKKNSISVEGLSIGFGSQPLVNRLRFQLNAGELCAIVGANGIGKSTLLRTLAKLQPKLAGEIYLHEKKMHSLTPNDLAKTLSVVLTEPIASKNLTVQELIALGRQPYTNWLGNISRNDKDVILQSLHTFELHDIRHKKCHELSDGQLQRVLIARAMAQDTSIILLDEPTTHLDLHHKVYILKLLQQLAHEYQKTILFTTHEIGLAIQLCDKMLVLDGKENPFNDPCQLIEEGHFERLFPKEMVQFDPKTGGFKINK; this is encoded by the coding sequence ATGGCGGAGAAAAAAAACAGTATATCGGTAGAGGGCCTTTCAATCGGGTTCGGTTCACAGCCCTTGGTCAACAGGCTCCGTTTTCAACTGAACGCTGGAGAGCTTTGCGCCATTGTCGGGGCAAACGGCATTGGCAAGTCGACGCTTTTGAGAACATTGGCCAAGCTTCAGCCCAAGTTGGCGGGTGAAATTTATCTTCATGAAAAAAAAATGCATTCACTAACGCCCAACGACCTGGCCAAAACGTTGAGCGTGGTGCTTACCGAGCCCATCGCCTCAAAAAACCTCACTGTTCAAGAACTCATAGCCCTGGGCAGGCAACCCTATACCAATTGGCTGGGCAATATTTCAAGGAACGACAAAGATGTAATCTTGCAAAGTCTGCATACGTTTGAACTTCATGACATACGCCATAAAAAATGCCACGAACTAAGCGACGGCCAGTTGCAACGGGTGCTCATCGCAAGGGCCATGGCCCAAGACACCTCGATTATTTTATTGGACGAGCCCACCACACACCTAGACCTGCACCATAAGGTGTACATCTTAAAACTGTTGCAACAACTCGCCCATGAATACCAAAAGACCATTCTCTTTACCACTCATGAAATCGGGCTGGCCATTCAACTCTGCGATAAGATGTTGGTGCTTGATGGAAAGGAAAACCCCTTCAACGATCCCTGCCAACTAATCGAAGAGGGGCATTTTGAACGATTGTTTCCCAAAGAAATGGTACAATTTGATCCCAAAACGGGGGGGTTCAAAATAAATAAATGA
- the rmuC gene encoding DNA recombination protein RmuC: MDSELLLILVVLVSVAIGAFLGMYVQKLKTKSNEGVWREREQQLNNALNNLNDKILAENEEKRQLQSEKEQLGNQIVRYQADLENLQRINTEQKEEVEKLQEKFTKEFENLANKILDEKSKKFTEKNEENIKGILTPLEKKIKEFEEKVEKSQKENISIHSALREQLLNLQSQNLKITQEAENLTKALKGDSKMQGNWGELVLERVLEKSGLEKDREYSVQQSFKREDGSRVMPDVIINLPDGKKMVVDSKVSLTDYERYVNADEDDKPRFLKDHLTSIRKHIEQLSAKKYEDLYEMESPDFVLMFVPIEPAFAIAINEDNSLYNKAFEQNIVIVTPATLLATLRTIDTMWSNEKQQRNAIEIARQAGALYDKFEGFVTDLTKVGKKMDEAKNEYRGAMNKLVEGRGNIITSIEKLKKMGAKAKKSIPEPILNRAQEDDFEQSKLEM; the protein is encoded by the coding sequence ATGGATTCAGAACTGCTTTTGATACTCGTGGTATTGGTTTCAGTGGCCATTGGGGCTTTTTTGGGAATGTATGTCCAAAAATTGAAGACCAAGTCGAACGAGGGCGTTTGGCGCGAACGCGAACAGCAACTGAACAATGCCCTCAACAACCTCAATGATAAAATATTGGCCGAGAACGAGGAAAAAAGACAGCTACAATCTGAAAAAGAGCAGTTGGGCAATCAAATTGTCCGTTATCAGGCAGACCTGGAGAACCTGCAGCGGATCAATACCGAACAAAAAGAAGAGGTTGAAAAGCTTCAGGAAAAATTCACCAAGGAGTTTGAAAACCTCGCCAACAAGATTTTGGACGAAAAGTCAAAAAAATTCACCGAGAAGAACGAAGAAAACATCAAGGGCATCCTTACCCCGTTGGAAAAGAAAATAAAAGAGTTCGAAGAAAAGGTAGAGAAATCACAAAAAGAAAATATCAGCATCCACTCTGCCCTGAGAGAGCAACTGCTCAACCTGCAGAGCCAGAACCTAAAGATCACGCAAGAAGCCGAGAACCTCACCAAAGCCCTGAAAGGCGATAGCAAGATGCAGGGCAACTGGGGCGAACTGGTGTTGGAGCGGGTACTTGAGAAGTCCGGACTTGAAAAAGACCGTGAATATAGCGTTCAACAAAGCTTTAAACGTGAAGATGGCAGCCGTGTGATGCCCGATGTGATCATTAATCTACCAGATGGCAAAAAGATGGTGGTCGACTCAAAGGTATCGCTCACCGATTATGAACGCTATGTCAATGCCGATGAAGATGACAAGCCCCGCTTTTTGAAAGACCACCTCACCTCAATCCGCAAACACATCGAACAGCTATCGGCCAAAAAGTATGAGGATCTCTATGAAATGGAGAGTCCTGATTTTGTGTTGATGTTCGTTCCCATAGAACCGGCATTCGCCATCGCCATAAACGAAGATAACTCACTGTATAACAAGGCATTTGAACAAAACATCGTAATCGTTACTCCAGCTACGCTGCTGGCCACATTGCGAACCATCGACACCATGTGGAGCAACGAAAAGCAGCAGCGCAACGCCATTGAGATAGCCCGCCAGGCAGGGGCACTCTATGACAAGTTTGAGGGCTTTGTGACCGACCTCACAAAAGTGGGCAAAAAGATGGATGAGGCCAAGAACGAATACCGCGGGGCCATGAACAAACTGGTCGAAGGCCGTGGCAATATTATCACCAGTATCGAAAAACTGAAGAAGATGGGCGCCAAGGCCAAAAAATCGATTCCCGAACCCATTTTAAATCGTGCTCAGGAAGATGACTTCGAACAATCCAAATTAGAGATGTAG
- the pgl gene encoding 6-phosphogluconolactonase has product METKIYKDKQEVAKAFAEYFANLVKGKDSFHVALSGGSTPKTVFNVLAKEYGDQIDWSKIQFYWGDERCVPPTDDESNFKMTFEHLFSKIEVPKENIHRILGESEPKREAMRYANLLEINLDRVADIPQFDLVILGMGDDGHTASIFPHEIELWNANDHCVVATHPISGQKRVSINGKVINTAKEVVFLVTGPGKAEKVGEILNKEEGHEKYPASLVNPKSGKLYWFLDEAAAQNLN; this is encoded by the coding sequence ATGGAAACCAAAATCTATAAGGACAAACAGGAGGTCGCCAAGGCGTTCGCAGAATACTTTGCCAATTTGGTAAAGGGTAAGGATAGTTTTCACGTGGCCCTTTCGGGGGGCAGTACCCCCAAAACTGTTTTTAATGTGCTCGCAAAGGAATATGGAGATCAAATCGATTGGTCTAAAATCCAGTTTTATTGGGGAGATGAGCGCTGCGTACCGCCCACCGATGATGAAAGCAATTTCAAAATGACGTTTGAACACCTTTTTTCCAAAATTGAGGTGCCCAAAGAGAACATACATAGAATCTTGGGCGAAAGCGAACCAAAAAGGGAAGCCATGCGCTATGCAAATTTACTTGAAATCAATCTTGATAGGGTAGCTGACATTCCCCAATTTGACCTTGTGATCTTGGGCATGGGTGATGACGGGCATACGGCCAGTATCTTTCCGCATGAAATCGAACTGTGGAATGCCAATGACCATTGTGTGGTGGCCACCCACCCCATATCGGGCCAAAAACGGGTTTCGATCAACGGAAAGGTTATCAACACGGCCAAAGAGGTGGTTTTTTTGGTCACAGGGCCCGGTAAGGCCGAAAAGGTGGGTGAAATCTTGAACAAAGAGGAAGGTCATGAAAAATATCCGGCGTCGTTGGTAAACCCAAAGTCAGGAAAGTTGTACTGGTTTTTGGATGAAGCCGCTGCTCAAAACTTAAACTAA
- the zwf gene encoding glucose-6-phosphate dehydrogenase → MKTTADQMLVIFGASGDLTARKLVPALFKLYRAGELPQNFVVLGVSRSDLTDGAFRKRVVLDSPHLSDENDNGASDEQIKGFAKRFFYEDVGSSYDSDYQQLRNRIEDLNDMFNTGGNIIYYLSTPPTLYETIVKNLANADLNTQNNGWKHIIVEKPFGYSLKTAKELNRGLQRFFDESQIYRIDHYLGKETVQNLLVTRFANSIFEPLWNRIYIHHIEITNAESVGVEKRGGYYDKSGALRDMFQNHLLQIVSLVVMEPPIGDAPEEIRNEKVKALKSLRIMRDEETLKNNTIRAQYVASEIDGKKIKGYREEEGVAPNSTTETYAAVKFFVDNWRWHGVPFYVRTAKRMPTKVTEVVIHFNTPPHQIFKDSGIRGKDNKLIIRIQPDEGILIKFGVKVPGQGFKVERANLDFYYSCLAETRVMQAYERLLLDAMQGDATLYARADEVEAAWEFVDPILDYWQNGKNVRMYGYAAGVWGPENADDLIEGPGNWRNPGENLADDPGYCVIC, encoded by the coding sequence ATGAAAACCACCGCTGACCAGATGCTGGTAATTTTTGGTGCGTCAGGCGACCTGACCGCCCGTAAATTGGTGCCGGCACTTTTTAAGTTGTACCGTGCTGGCGAGCTTCCCCAAAATTTTGTGGTATTGGGGGTCAGCAGAAGCGATTTGACAGACGGGGCCTTTCGAAAACGAGTGGTGTTGGACAGCCCCCATTTGAGCGATGAAAATGACAACGGTGCATCTGATGAACAGATCAAGGGGTTTGCAAAAAGGTTTTTTTATGAGGATGTGGGCAGCTCTTATGATTCGGATTACCAACAACTGAGAAACCGTATCGAAGATTTGAACGATATGTTCAATACCGGGGGTAATATCATCTATTATCTCTCTACCCCGCCCACTTTGTACGAAACCATCGTTAAAAATTTGGCCAATGCCGACCTAAATACACAAAACAATGGTTGGAAACATATTATTGTGGAGAAACCCTTCGGCTATAGTCTTAAAACCGCCAAAGAGCTGAACAGGGGCCTACAAAGGTTTTTCGATGAATCGCAGATATACCGTATTGACCATTACTTGGGCAAAGAGACGGTACAAAACCTATTGGTGACCCGCTTTGCCAACAGTATTTTTGAACCTTTATGGAACCGAATCTATATTCACCATATTGAAATTACCAATGCCGAAAGTGTTGGTGTTGAAAAGCGCGGCGGGTACTATGATAAATCGGGGGCACTACGCGATATGTTCCAAAACCATTTGCTGCAAATTGTTTCGTTGGTGGTCATGGAGCCGCCCATTGGCGATGCCCCTGAAGAAATACGGAATGAAAAGGTCAAGGCCCTCAAGTCGTTGCGTATTATGCGGGATGAGGAAACTTTAAAAAACAACACCATACGTGCCCAATATGTGGCTTCTGAAATAGATGGAAAGAAAATAAAGGGATATCGGGAAGAAGAGGGGGTAGCTCCAAATTCGACCACTGAAACCTATGCCGCCGTTAAGTTCTTTGTCGATAATTGGCGTTGGCACGGGGTACCGTTTTATGTGCGTACCGCCAAACGTATGCCCACCAAGGTGACCGAGGTGGTCATCCATTTTAACACACCCCCTCACCAGATTTTCAAAGACTCAGGTATTCGCGGTAAAGACAATAAATTGATCATTAGAATACAGCCCGATGAGGGTATATTGATAAAATTTGGGGTCAAGGTACCCGGTCAGGGCTTTAAAGTTGAGCGGGCCAATCTAGATTTTTATTATTCCTGTTTGGCCGAGACCAGGGTGATGCAGGCCTATGAACGCCTGTTGCTCGATGCCATGCAGGGTGATGCCACGCTCTATGCCCGAGCCGATGAGGTAGAGGCTGCCTGGGAGTTTGTAGACCCCATTCTCGACTACTGGCAAAACGGAAAAAATGTTCGTATGTACGGCTATGCCGCGGGGGTTTGGGGGCCAGAGAATGCCGATGACCTTATCGAGGGACCTGGTAATTGGCGAAATCCAGGGGAGAATTTGGCCGATGACCCGGGGTATTGCGTTATTTGTTAG